From the Salvelinus alpinus chromosome 32, SLU_Salpinus.1, whole genome shotgun sequence genome, one window contains:
- the LOC139562632 gene encoding zinc finger SWIM domain-containing protein 8-like isoform X6, with translation MELMFAEWEDGERFSFEDSDRFEEDSLCSFISEAESLCQNWRGWRKQSAGPNSPTVKIKDGQVIPLVELSAKQVAFHIPFEVVEKVYPPVPEQLQLRIAYWSFPENEEDIRLYSCLANGSPDEFQRGEQLYRMRAVKDPLQIGFHLSATVVSPQAGQSKGAYNVAVMFDRCRITSCSCTCGAGAKWCAHVVALCLFRIHNASAVCLRAPVSESLSRLQRDQLQKFAQYLISELPQQILPTAQRLLDELLSSQSTAINTVCGAPDPTAGPSASDQSTWYLDESTLSDNIKKTLHKFCGPSPVVFSDVNSMYLSSTEPPAAAEWACLLRPLRGREPEGIWNLLSIVREMLKRRDSNAAPLLEILTEQCLTYEQIIGWWYSVRTSASHSSASGHTGRSNGQSEVAAHACASMCDEMVVLWRLAVLDPTMSPHRRLELAAQLKQWHLKVIEIVKRGQHRKSLDKLFQGFKPAVESCYFNWEVAYPLPGITYCSADKKSASFCWARAVQQQRGAKAGLAGDPPEHGGGRSGSSEGGGGDYKGRSPQQEVAVRPKETIVSKRKGLSAGGGGGVLVRLGGSVSLSLEEGSSKGMYKGAGSSSSTGGKAKIAQGGKSSSGGSGVVGGKHQAAKRRTSSEDSSLEPDMAELSLDDGSSLALGAEASNTFDFMPPPPEMLPSPSPLLREPHKYSGGGKGAGNTPKERAFEGKRVTLAATLPATEPQPAFPTKENAAVIVEAAITVEKVVNVEAEMNGNEEAAIAGDARPSTSVVTVTAAAAKSPRGARRETGTEAVALPNQAPEGAAEAGAGGDPVGEDDYQAYFLNSANEEGAERVSENNEEEPDIFAGIKPLEQEGQMEVLFACAEALHAHGYSNDACRLAVELAGDLLANPPDLKVEQPQTKGKKSKVSTSRQTQVATNTLVKTSFLLTVLSERLELHNLAFSTGMFSLELQRPPASTKALEVKLAYQESEVVALLKKIPLGLVEMTSIRDRAEQLRDGNFCDYRPVLPLMLASFIFDVLCTPVCTVVSPTGSRPPSRNRNNEMPGDEELGFEAAVAALGMKTTVSEAEHPLLCEGTRREKGDLALALMITYKDDQSKLKKILDKLLDRESQTHKPQTLSSFYSSKPAASSQRSPSKHATHTAHGHGGATGGVSKHAPNTTAAAGSSSSLQAVAAGGAAGQQAGLAGSGVQNNSTAGECVSEAREQADGVQPASCDQPSEAVPFKPEGTVPSRLALGGRGAYSGRCWGSPVRQKKKHTGMASIDSSAPETTSDSSPTLSRRPLRGGWAAASWGRGQDSDSISSSSSDSLGSSSSSGSRRAGGGARAKSTDTSRYKGRRPECHAPHVPNQPSEAAAHFYFELAKTVLIKAGGNSSTSIFTQPSASGGHQGPHRNLHLCAFEIGLYALGLHNFVSPNWLSRTYSSHVSWITGQAMEIGSAALNILVECWDGHLTPPEVASLADRASRARDPNMVRAAAELALSCLPHAHALNPNEIQRALVQCKEQDNVMLEKACMAVEEAAKGGGVYPEVLFEVAHQWYWLYEQTVGGVSGAQREGPGRCGANGGAGRRPPETGHGVMDNIGNMDSSGVATVTASVTAAAVVPVISVGSTIYQSHALPGSAMAHPHTQGLHPYTTIQAHLPTVCTPQYLGHPLQHVPRPTVFPVSGGAYPQCVCVPSQGMHPAFIGAQYPFSVATGPHPPMAATAVTFPGVPVPSMTQIAVHPYHTETGLPLSTTVAGAASFSPFYPVGGVHSGATIQAIQGSSLPGMSSQPVSLVSAPFPSEDEQHSQPISQQGLHYLHSAYRVGMLALEMLGRRAHNDHPNNFSRSPPYTEDVKWLLGLAARLGVNYVYQFCVGAAKGVLSPFVLQEIIMEALQRLNPAHIHAHLRTPAFHQLVQRCQQAYLQYIHHRLIHLTPADYDDFVNIIRSARGAFCLTPVGMMQFNDVLQNLKRGKQTKELWQRISLEMATFSP, from the exons ATGGAACTAATGTTCGCCGAGTGGGAAGACGGAGAGAGGTTCTCCTTCGAAGATTCTGACCGGTTCGAGGAGGACTCGCTCTGCTCCTTCATATCAGAGGCTGAGAGTCTGTGTCAGAACTGGAGGGGATGGAGAAAACAGTCTGCTGGACCAAATTCTCCTACAGTGAAGATTAAAG ATGGTCAGGTCATCCCTCTGGTGGAGCTATCAGCCAAGCAGGTGGCATTCCACATCCCGTTTGAGGTGGTGGAGAAGGTCTACCCTCCTGTCCCCGAGCAGCTGCAGCTCCGCATCGCCTACTGGAGCTTCCCAGAGAACGAGGAGGACATCCG GCTGTACTCGTGTCTGGCTAACGGCAGCCCTGATGAGTTCCAGCGAGGGGAGCAGCTGTACAGGATGAGGGCTGTCAAAGACCCTCTGCAGATAG gttTCCACCTCAGTGCCACCGTGGTGTCGCCCCAGGCTGGCCAATCAAAAGGGGCGTACAATGTGGCTGTCATGTTCGACCGCTGCCGCATCACTTCCTGCAGTTGCACCTGTGGAGCCGGGGCCAAGTGGTGCGCCCATGTGGTGGCCCTCTGCCTCTTCAGGATCCACAAC GCGTCTGCAGTGTGCTTGCGAGCCCCCGTGTCAGAGTCCCTGTCCCGGCTGCAGAGGGACCAGCTGCAGAAGTTTGCCCAGTACCTCATCAGTGAGCTTCCCCAACAG ATTTTGCCCACAGCCCAGAGGCTCCTGGATGAGCTCCTGTCCTCCCAGTCCACAGCCATCAACACAGTGTGTGGGGCTCCCG ACCCCACTGCTGGCCCCTCAGCCTCTGATCAGAGCACCTGGTATCTAGATGAGTCTACGCTCAGTGACAACATCAAGAAGACTCTGCACAAGTTCTGTGGCCCCTCTCCTGTTGTCTTCAG TGACGTCAACTCCATGTACCTGTCATCCACGGAGCCTCCGGCGGCGGCAGAGTGGGCGTGTCTGCTGAGGCCGCTGAGGGGGCGGGAGCCCGAGGGGATCTGGAACCTCCTGTCCATCGTTAGGGAGATGCTCAAGAGGAGAGACAGCAATGCTGCACCCCTACTAGAGATCCTCACTGAGCAGTGTCTCACTTATGAACAG ATCATTGGCTGGTGGTACAGCGTGCGTACGTCGGCATCCCACAGCAGTGCCAGCGGGCACACGGGGCGCAGTAACGGGCAGTCGGAGGTGGCAGCCCACGCCTGCGCCAGCATGTGTGATGAGATGGTCGTTCTGTGGAGGCTGGCTGTCCTAGACCCCACCATGAGCCCTCATAG GCGTTTGGAGCTGGCTGCCCAGCTCAAGCAGTGGCATCTGAAAGTGATTGAGATCGTGAAGCGAGGACAACACCGCAAGTCCCTGGACAAACTGTTCCAGGGCTTCAAGCCAGCCGTGGAGTCCTGCTACTTCAACTGGGAGGTGGCCTACCCACTGCCAGGCATCACCTACTGCAGTGCAGACAAGAAGAGCGCTTCCTTCTGCTGGGCCAGGGCAGTGCAGCAGCAGAGAGGGGCCAAGGCTGGCCTGGCTGGAGACCCCCCTGAACATGGAGGAGGGAGATCTGGCAGTTCTGAGGGAGGTGGGGGAGACTACAAGGGCAGAAGTCCCCAACAAGAAGTGGCGGTCAGGCCCAAAGAGACCATCGTGAGCAAGAGGAAGGGGTTGTCGGCCGGGGGCGGAGGAGGGGTCCTAGTGCGGCTAGGGggcagtgtgtctctctctctagaggaGGGCAGTAGTAAGGGGATGTACAAAGGCGCAGGTTCCTCCTCGTCCACTGGGGGCAAGGCTAAGATAGCCCAGGGGGGCAAGTCGTCCTCTGGGGGATCAGGAGTGGTAGGGGGAAAACACCAAGCGGCCAAGCGGCGCACCAGCAGTGAGGACAGCTCCCTCGAGCCTGACATGGCCGAGCTGAGCCTGGATGATGGCTCCAGTCTGGCGCTGGGTGCTGAGGCCAGCAACACCTTTGACTTCATGCCCCCGCCGCCTGAGATGCTGCCCTCACCAAGCCCGCTACTCAGAGAGCCACACAAATACAGTGGGGGAGGGAAAGGGGCCGGAAACACGCCCAAGGAGCGCGCCTTCGAGGGCAAACGGGTCACCCTTGCTGCCACCCTGCCTGCCACTGAGCCCCAGCCCGCTTTCCCCACCAAAGAGAACGCTGCTGTCATCGTGGAAGCAGCCATTACCGTGGAGAAGGTGGTGAATGTGGAGGCGGAGATGAATGGAAATGAGGAGGCGGCCATCGCTGGAGACGCTCGGCCCTCCACCTCGGTTGTTACCGTGACTGCAGCTGCTGCCAAGTCACCGCGTGGTGCCCGCCGAGAAACTGGCACCGAAGCCGTAGCCCTGCCCAATCAGGCCCCAGAGGGAGCAGCAGAAGCAGGGGCAGGAGGAGACCCTGTAGGAGAGGATGACTACCAGGCCTACTTTCTGAATTCAGCTAAtgaggagggggcagagagagtgtCGGAGAACAACGAGGAGGAACCAGACATCTTTGCTGGGATCAAGCCACTGGAGCAGGAGGGCCAGATGGAGGTGCTGTTTGCGTGTGCAGAGGCCCTCCACGCTCACGGCTACAGCAACGATGCCTGCAGACTGGCAGTGGAGCTGGCTGGAGACCTGCTGGCCAACCCTCCAGACCTGAAGGTGGagcagccccagaccaagggcaAGAAGAGCAAGGTGTCCACCAGCAGGCAGACCCAGGTGGCCACCAACACGCTGGTTAAGACCTCCTTCCTGCTGACGGTGCTGAGCGAGAGGCTGGAGCTTCACAACCTGGCCTTCAGCACGGGTATGTTCTCTCTGGAGCTGCAGAGGCCCCCAGCCTCCACCAAGGCCCTGGAGGTCAAGCTTGCCTACCAGGAGTCAGAGGTGGTGGCTCTGCTGAAGAAAATCCCTCTGGGCCTGGTGGAGATGACGTCCATACGGGACAGGGCCGAGCAGCTCCGAGACGGGAACTTCTGTGACTACAGGCCCGTCCTGCCCCTCATGCTGGCCAGCTTCATATTTGATGTGCTGTGTACCCCA GTTTGTACAGTTGTGTCCCCCACAGGTTCCCGTCCGCCTAGCCGTAATCGGAACAACGAGATGCCTGGAGATGAGGAGCTGGGCTTTGAGGCGGCTGTAGCAGCACTGG GTATGAAGACCACAGTGAGCGAGGCAGAGcatcctctgctgtgtgaggggaccaggagagagaaaggagacttGGCTCTGGCCCTCATGATCACATACAAGGATGACCAGAGCAAGCTGAAAAAG ATCCTGGACAAGCTGCTGGACAGAGAGAGCCAGACCCACAAGCCCCAGACCCTGAGCTCCTTCTACTCCAGCAAGCCAGCTGCCAGCAGTCAAAGGAGCCCGTCCAAGCACGCTACCCACACTGCTCACGGACACGGAGGTGCCACCGGAGGGGTGTCCAAACATGCACCCAACACCACAGCTGCAGCCgggtcctcctcctccttgcaAGCGGTGGCTGCTGGGGGGGCGGCAGGACAGCAGGCGGGTCTGGCGGGCAGTGGGGTGCAGAACAACTCCACAGCCGGAGAGTGTGTCAGTGAGGCCAGAGAGCAAG CAGATGGTGTCCAGCCTGCGTCATGTGACCAGCCGAGTGAGGCTGTCCCATTCAAGCCAGAGGGCACAGTGCCGAGCCGCTTGGCGCTGGGAGGACGGGGGGCATACAGCGGGCGCTGCTGGGGCTCTCCTGTCCGCCAGAAGAAGAAACACACAG GCATGGCGAGTATCGACAGCAGTGCTCCTGAGACCACCTCAGACAGCTCCCCCACCCTTAGTCGACGCCCACTCAGAGGGGGCTGGGCCGCAGCTTCCTGGGGGAGGGGCCAAGACAGTGACAGCATCAGCAGCTCCTCTTCTGATTCGCTAGGCTCCTCCTCATCCAGTGGCTCTCGCAGGGCCGGAGGCGGAGCTAGAGCAAAGAGCACAGACACCAGCAG GTATAAAGGGCGTCGTCCCGAGTGCCATGCACCACATGTGCCCAACCAACCGTCGGAGGCGGCGGCCCACTTCTACTTCGAGCTGGCCAAGACCGTGCTGATCAAGGCCGGGGGCAACAGCTCCACCTCCATCTTCACCCAGCCCTCAGCCAGTGGAGGCCACCAGGGGCCCCACCGCAACTTGCACCTCTGTGCCTTTGAGATCGGCCTGTACGCCCTAGGCCTGCACAACTTTGTCTCACCTAACTGGCTCTCCAGGACCTACTCCTCCCACGTCTCCTGGATCACAG gCCAGGCCATGGAGATCGGCAGTGCTGCCCTCAACATCCTAGTGGAATGCTGGGACGGGCACCTCACCCCTCCCGAGGTGGCATCACTGGCCGACAGAGCATCACGGGCGCGGGATCCTAACATGGTTCGCGCTGCGGCTGAGCTGGCCCTAAGCTGCCTGCCCCATGCACACGCCCTCAACCCCAATGAGATCCAGAGGGCCCTGGTGCAGTGCAAGGAACAG gACAATGTGATGCTAGAGAAAGCCTGTATGGCTGTAGAGGAGGCAGCCAAGGGGGGCGGTGTGTACCCTGAGGTTCTGTTTGAGGTGGCCCACCAGTGGTACTGGCTCTATGAGCAGACAGTAGGAGGGGTGTCAGGGGCCCAGCGTGAAGGCCCGGGACGCTGTGGGGCCAACGGTGGAGCTGGAAGGAGGCCCCCAGAGACGGGCCACGGTGTAATGGACAACATTGGCAACATGGATTCCTCCGGCGTCGCTACGGTGACGGCCTCAGTGACAGCAGCGGCTGTGGTGCCCGTCATCTCTGTGGGCTCCACCATCTACCAATCACACGCCCTTCCCGGCTCGGCCATGGCCCACCCCCACACCCAGGGCCTGCAcccctacaccaccatccagGCCCACCTACCCACAGTCTGCACCCCCCAGTACCTGGGGCACCCACTGCAGCACGTCCCCCGGCCCACTGTATTCCCTGTGTCAGGGGGTGCCTACCCACAG tgtgtctgtgtgccctcTCAGGGAATGCACCCGGCCTTTATCGGTGCCCAGTACCCGTTCTCAGTGGCCACTGGCCCCCATCCGCCCATGGCAGCGACAGCGGTCACCTTCCCCGGTGTTCCCGTGCCGTCCATGACCCAGATCGCCGTCCACCCCTATCACACCGAGACCGGCCTGCCTCTTAGCACCACTGTAGCAG GAGCCGCATCTTTTTCCCCTTTCTATCCAGTAGGTGGCGTCCATTCAGGCGCCACAATCCAGGCCATTCAGGGGTCATCTCTTCCTGGAATGTCTTCTCAGCCTGTCTCATTGGTCAGCGCCCCCTTCCCGTCTGAAGACGAGCAGCAtagccagccaatcagccagcaGGGCCTTCACTACCtgcactcagcatacagagttg GCATGCTAGCTTTGGAGATGCTTGGCAGGAGGGCTCACAACGACCACCCCAATAACTTCTCCCGCAGCCCCCCATACACAGAGGACGTCAAGTGGCTCCTGGGCCTGGCTGCACGGCTAG GCGTGAACTACGTGTACCAGTTCTGTGTGGGTGCGGCTAAGGGCGTGCTCAGCCCCTTCGTTCTTCAGGAGATCATCATGGAGGCTCTCCAGAGACTGAACCCCGCCCACATCCATGCCCATCTCCGCACGCCTGCCTTCCACCAACTGGTGCAGCGCTGCCAGCAGGCCTACCTACAG TACATCCACCACCGGCTGATCCACCTGACCCCGGCCGACTACGACGACTTTGTCAACATCATCCGCAGCGCCCGCGGGGCCTTCTGCCTGACCCCTGTGGGCATGATGCAGTTCAACGACGTGCTGCAGAACCTGAAGAGGGGCAAGCAGACGAAGGAGCTGTGGCAGCGCATCTCTCTGGAGATGGCCACCTTCTCCCCATGA